The window TAGTTATGATTGCAATGAGATAAACAGAGCCATATATCTTGTGCTTCATAGCACTTACAATTACTTTTTCTAATTGAAAATTTAGAATTCTTTCTGAAGATATTTAACCACTTTCTTGTCGAGTTGGAAGGCTTTGGTCAAAACGTCAGGATTAATGGGAGGATTGGATCCAAAAACAGCATTTGCTATTGTGATTGCGCCTGCATTTTGGCTGCTTAAACCAGAAATGGCAATTGCATTGGTCTTTCCCACATTGACTTGAAAGTGAATGAGACCAACGGGAAAGACAAAGACATCCCCTTTGTTTAGAGTTTTGGTGAAGAGGCGATTATCAGTGTTGGATGTTACAAAACCAACGAAGAGAGTACCCTCCAAGACTACTAGGATTTCAGTGCCACGAGGGTGAGTGTGGGGAGGATTTTGTCCATATGGTGCAAAGTCAATTCGAGCAAGGGATATGCCAAGAGTATTGAGGCCTGGAAATGTGTCCACGTTCACATTAGTGACGTTTGACCCAACTTTATTATATGTGTTCCTAGGAATGTTCAATCCACAAAAGTAGAAATCATCAGCTGTGACAAGCTTTGGATCCTTGCAGAACTTTCCATTAACAAATACTGCATAAAGGAATATTTATTGTTATGGAGCTAGTCATTAAAAAGAATGCTTAAAACTTCAATGCAGAAAATAATAAGGCCAAGTAGCTAATATTATTTCTTCCATATTTATATTCTAGTTAGTGTAGATTCTTTACATGACGAAAATAATGCAGaaacttgaaaaaagaaaaaaaagtttgtaccAGCTGACTTGTCGGAGTAGTCCTTAAGTGCAACACAGAAGTCCTGCAGGGGAGCGGGGTCAGAGGCAGAGGCAAGAGAGAATGCCAAGGCGAAGAGGGCAACAGTTAGAAGGTAAGCTTTCCTCATATTTCAGGCTTACTCGATCTTCTGTTCTATATATCTTTGCTTCGGGATTCGAGTGAGGGATGAAAAATGTTCAATGCAAAGCATGTCTATTTATAGATTAGACACATTGAATAGGTCCGATGTTCCATATGTGAATGATGCATTAAGTCTTCGACTATTaccaattttctttttgatgtacAAATTAGAGTATTCTTTAAC of the Quercus robur chromosome 10, dhQueRobu3.1, whole genome shotgun sequence genome contains:
- the LOC126704432 gene encoding germin-like protein subfamily 1 member 14 isoform X2 — protein: MRKAYLLTVALFALAFSLASASDPAPLQDFCVALKDYSDKSAVFVNGKFCKDPKLVTADDFYFCGLNIPRNTYNKVGSNVTNVNVDTFPGLNTLGISLARIDFAPYGQNPPHTHPRGTEILVVLEGTLFVGFVTSNTDNRLFTKTLNKGDVFVFPVGLIHFQVNVGKTNAIAISGLSSQNAGAITIANAVFGSNPPINPDVLTKAFQLDKKVVKYLQKEF